In Leptospira stimsonii, a single window of DNA contains:
- a CDS encoding DUF1987 domain-containing protein: MESLHIQQTKTSPEVILDTEKGVVEIIGESYPENAIAFYKPVFDWLNSTMGNKTAIQVKFQLDYFNTSSSKVIMDILDSLQKYHDQSGKVKVLWLYKEDDDDMQETGEEFSSDLSLPFELKSYK; this comes from the coding sequence ATGGAATCTTTACATATCCAACAGACCAAAACTTCTCCAGAGGTTATTTTGGACACTGAAAAAGGAGTGGTGGAAATCATCGGAGAATCTTATCCGGAAAACGCGATCGCTTTCTACAAGCCGGTATTCGACTGGCTCAACTCCACGATGGGAAATAAGACCGCAATCCAAGTAAAATTTCAGTTGGACTATTTTAATACTAGCTCTTCGAAAGTGATCATGGACATTTTGGACTCCCTTCAGAAATATCACGATCAAAGCGGAAAGGTTAAAGTCCTCTGGTTGTATAAAGAAGACGACGACGATATGCAGGAAACCGGTGAAGAATTTTCGTCCGATCTTTCTCTCCCGTTCGAACTCAAATCCTACAAATAA